A portion of the Pogoniulus pusillus isolate bPogPus1 chromosome 6, bPogPus1.pri, whole genome shotgun sequence genome contains these proteins:
- the JMJD1C gene encoding probable JmjC domain-containing histone demethylation protein 2C isoform X4: MNSQTAAPKQNSHQQQKNTRLNKRKGSDSSMPDEEKMKEERYDYIGRGETPKNKTKNFVSKRRKPEEDEKKLNMKRLRTDNISDYSESSDSEISNKRLTDSSSEQNSENELKSKNTSKINGEEGKSQTTEGVEQTLTDRQSPWDEIQEDKNHEETERLKSSILDQQEKSSLHAAEQPTPYEQSAKDPHVQECSAQKHHSAEVKNEQFVPRPPTPKCVVDITNENNSEKESQDNAAASTLGLQTVQKIESHSSDLKQQFANANFVEARKQEADQSWVSSVANKTDLIQPGLVKTLSVNEHLNPEKEKLQYGSFMSSLNVASLAEESKLHKQSPVPDSGKSKPSTSVDHPKTKSPDVKPKFTQSSDTVKSKVSSQNSHATGLTRSANKTDHDLPRSSFHPVPARVSALEATKSPLIIDKNEHFTVYRDPTLIGQETGTNHISPYLHQHNYPLHSSSHRTCLNPNAHHPALTGSSHLLAGSSAQAPLSAINTHPLSSASHHSVHHPHLLPAVLPGVPAASLLGGHPRLETAHASSLSHLALAHQQQQQMLQHQSPHLLGQAHPSASYNQLGLYPIIWQYPNGTHAYSGLGLPSSKWVHPETPVNTEASLRRNTPSPWLHQPTPVTSADSLGLLSHIPVRPSSADPLRPLKLTTHSSPPLSKSIVEHHKEELERKTFIEPLRSVSTAQVKTELEQGRTQTAKESHMHRHFVDPMLNQLPRPPQETGERLSKYKEEHRRILQESIEVAPFTAKIKALEGERENYSRVTSLSSSPKSHSVKYDKDAERSVSELYKMKHSVPQSLPQSNYFTTLSNSVVNEPPRSYPSKEASSTYVDKQANCPSTAASAQSLPSYISSLSKPPPLIKHQPESEGSVGKISEQLSQSVQSHSVNSFRSDSRSPTQLSISSSNTLRSMPALHRAPVFHPPVHQNLEKKESSYSSLSPPTLTPVQPVNAGGGKIQELQKPPTLVPEPKEAQAVYKGSSEQNVSEMWKSSNAPSNEKADWHAERMSGKSQSATASVIVRPPSTKYESASVMQSAPKDRLSERSSAVTNQADCLKTAETRETGRVILPNMNSDSARTQYEKKFPAVLQGSVPHAATPTTTMICSTKTDVTTSAATTTSVSSWGSSEVTYSLSSTVLACTPLESTASRAAGQVVAQAQECKVSTPALVTPAAGKAGSAAQPSTGLSTSTDFVHLKKHKAALAAAQFKSSNSSEAECNSVKNQTFSTSLPLDSAVGCNTANKANPVGSGQTSQASQPNYHTKLKKAWLTRHSEEDKNTNKKENSGNSVSEIIKPCTVNLIASTSNDLQNNIDSKILADKFVKEDKHPRRKAKRTYESGSESGDSDESESKSEQRTKRQPKPTYKKKQNDLQKKKGDAEEEVKPNGVLSRSAKEKSKLKLQSSSNSTGIPRSVLKDWRKVKKLKQTGESFLQDDSCSEIGPNLQKCRECRLIRSKKGEEPTHSPVFCRFYYFRRLSFSKNGVVRIDGFSSPDQYDDEALSLWTHENYEDDELDLETSKYILDIIGDKFCQLVTSEKTAMSWVKKDAKIAWKRAVRGVREMCDACEATLFNIHWVCQKCGFVVCLDCYKAKERKSSRDKELYAWMKCVKGQPHDHKHLMPTQIIPGSVLTDLLDAMHNIREKFEIKSHCQCTSKQSTQSGKLPAMNGVSQVLQNVLNHSNKISLCMPESQQQNTPQKSETNGNTSPRSDVSTDSKLTPPESQSPLHWLADLAEQKAREEKKENKECPSGKHSKEEKDQDSLESQNCKSSPPASQNNEQGSTLRDLLTTTAGKLRLGSTDAGIAFAPVYSTGAASGKSGRSMPNILDDIIASVVENKIPPNRAPKINAKSEIKDEPKDDKNCVQDECSNRYSDIQYSWICDKHVLWLKDHKNSNNWKLFKECWKQGRPVLVSGMHKKMNFSLWKAESISVDFGNQQADILNCKDSIISNTNVKEFWDGFEDVSKRQKIKNGETALLKLKDWPSGEDFKAMMPARYEDLLKSLPLPEYCSPEGKLNLASHLPGFFVRPDLGPRLCSAYGVAATKDHDIGTTNLHIEVSDVVNILVYVGIAKGNGVLSKSGVLKKFEEEDLDDLLRKRLKDSSELPGALWHIYAGKDADKIREFLQKIAKEQGLEVLPEHDPIRDQSWYVNKKLRQRLLEEYGVKTCTVIQFLGDAIILPAGALHQVQNFHSCVQVTEDFVSPEHLVQSFHLTQELRLSKEEINYDDKLQVKNILYHAVKEMVRALKIHESEMEDMDEN; encoded by the exons ATGAATTCCCAAACTGCAGCACCAAAACAGAATTCTCACCAGCAACAAAAGAATACTCGCCTAAATAAGAGGAAAGGCTCTGATAGCAGCATGCCTGATGAAGAGAAGATGAAAGAAGAAAGATATGATTATATAGGTCGAGGAG AAACCcccaaaaacaaaactaaaaactTTGTtagcaaaagaagaaaacctGAAGAGGATGAAAAAAAACTAAATATGAAGAGGCTGCGGACAGACAATATCTCAGATTACTCTGAGAGCAGTGACTCAGAAATTTCAAATAAAAGATTAACAGATTCATCCTCAGAGCAGAATTCAGAAAATGAGTTAAAAAGCAAGAACACTTCAAAGATAAatggagaagaaggaaaatcCCAAACTACTGAGGGAGTAGAACAGACACTAACAGATAGACAGTCTCCGTGGGATGAAATACAGGAGGATAAAAATCACGAGGAGACAGAAAGACTGAAGTCATCCATCTTAGATCAGCAGGAAAAATCTTCTCTccatgcagcagagcagccaacaCCTTACGAACAGAGTGCCAAGGATCCACATGTTCAGGAGTGCAGTGCACAAAAACATCATTCTGCAGAAGTAAAGAATGAGCAGTTTGTACCCAGACCTCCTACTCCGAAATGTGTTGTTGACATTACTAATGAAAACAACTCTGAAAAAGAGAGCCAGGATAATGCTGCTGCAAGTACCCTTGGTTTGCAAACGGTTCAGAAAATAGAATCTCACAGTAGTGATTTAAAACAGCAGTTTGCTAATGCAAATTTTGTTGAAGCAAGAAAACAGGAAGCTGATCAAAGCTGGGTTAGCAGCGTTGCTAACAAAACGGATTTGATACAACCTGGGCTTGTAAAAACATTGTCAGTAAATGAACACttaaatcctgagaaagaaaagtTGCAGTATGGCTCCTTTATGTCTTCGTTAAATGTAGCTTCTCTAGCAGAAGAGAGTAAACTGCATAAGCAAAGTCCAGTCCCTGATTCTGGGAAGTCAAAACCTAGTACTTCAGTTGATCATCCTAAAACAAAGTCACCTGATGTTAAGCCTAAATTCACCCAATCTTCTGATACTGTGAAGTCTAAGGTTAGTTCCCAAAACAGCCATGCTACTGGATTAACAAGGTCAGCCAATAAAACTGATCATGATTTGCCTAGGTCTAGttttcatccagttccagctagAGTTAGTGCGCTAGAAGCTACTAAAAGTCCTCTTATCATTGACAAGAATGAACATTTCACAGTGTACAGGGACCCCACTCTGATTGGACAAGAAACAGGAACTAATCACATTTCACCTTATTTGCATCAGCATAATTATCCTCTGCATTCCTCATCCCACCGAACCTGTTTAAATCCAAACGCTCATCATCCTGCATTAACTGGTTCATCCCATCTGCTAGCTGGGTCTTCAGCTCAGGCGCCCTTGTCCGCTATTAACACTCACCCCCTTAGTAGCGCATCTCACCATTCTGTTCATCACCCTCATCTACTTCCCGCAGTGTTACCTGGagtgcctgctgcctccttgctgggtgGCCACCCGCGACTAGAGACTGCTCATGCTAGCAGCTTAAGCCATTTGGCATTAGCacaccagcaacagcaacagatGTTACAACACCAGTCTCCACATCTTCTTGGACAAgctcatccttctgcttcctataATCAGCTAGGGCTTTATCCAATTATTTGGCAGTATCCAAATGGAACACATGCTTACTCAGGACTTGGTCTGCCCTCCTCCAAATGGGTCCACCCAGAAACTCCTGTTAACACTGAGGCTTCCTTGAGAAGG AATACTCCCAGCCCATGGTTGCACCAGCCTACCCCAGTGACCTCAGCTGACAGCCTTGGTTTATTGAGTCACATTCCTGTGAGACCATCCAGTGCAGATCCCCTTCGACCTCTCAAACTGACCACGCATTCCAGTCCACCATTGTCCAAAAGCATCGTAGAGCATCATAAAGA AGAACTGGAGAGGAAAACGTTTATTGAGCCTTTACGTTCTGTTTCAACTGCCCAAGTAAAGACTGAGCTAGAGCAAGGCAGAACACAGACAGCGAAGGAGAGCCATATGCACAGACATTTTGTAGATCCGATGTTGAACCAGCTGCCAAGGCCACCACAGGAGACTGGGGAGCGACTGAGCAAGTACAAAGAAGAACACAGACGGATACTCCAAGAAAGTATTGAAGTTGCTCCTTTTACAGCTAAAATAAAGGCactggagggagagagagagaactatTCCAGGGTAACATCCTTATCTTCAAGTCCCAAAAGCCATTCAGTAAAATATGACAAAGATGCTGAGCGCTCTGTGTCAGAACTGTATAAAATGAAGCATTCAGTTCCACAAAGTTTGCCACAGAGTAACTATTTCACTACTTTGTCTAACAGTGTAGTAAATGAACCGCCGAGGTCATACCCCTCAAAGGAAGCTTCAAGTACGTATGTTGATAAGCAAGCCAACTGTCCTTCAACAGCAGCTAGTGCCCAGTCTCTCCCCTCTtacatttcttctctttcaaagCCTCCACCTTTAATTAAGCACCAACCAGAGAGTGAAGGCTCTGTGGGCAAGATATCTGAGCAGCTTTCGCAGTCAGTGCAGTCTCATTCTGTAAATTCCTTCAGAAGTGATAGCAGGAGCCCTACTCAGTTGTCAATCTCATCTTCAAATACACTCCGGAGTATGCCTGCCTTGCATAGAGCCCCTGTGTTTCACCCCCCTGTGCACCAGAAcctggagaagaaggaaagCAGTTACAGCAGCCTTTCACCTCCAACTCTAACCCCTGTTCAACCTGTTAATGCTGGTGGTGGCAAAATACAGGAGCTGCAGAAACCACCAACATTGGTACCTGAGCCTAAGGAAGCTCAGGCTGTTTACAAGGGCTCCTCTGAACAGAATGTATCAGAAATGTGGAAGTCCAGTAACGCCCCAAGTAATGAAAAAGCAGATTGGCACGCTGAGAGAATGAGCGGAAAGTCACAGTCCGCTACAGCATCTGTTATTGTGCGTCCTCCTAGCACGAAATACGAGAGCGCATCAGTGATGCAGTCTGCTCCCAAGGATCGACTTAGTGAGAGATCTTCAGCTGTGACAAATCAAGCAGATTGCCTGAAAACAGCGGAAACTAGGGAGACTGGAAGAGTCATCCTGCCAAATATGAACTCAGACAGTGCTCGCACACAATATGAGAAGAAATTTCCAGCTGTCTTGCAAGGCAGCGTTCCTCATGCTGCCACCCCTACCACGACTATGATCTGCAGTACCAAAACCGATGTCACTACGTCGGCAGCAACAACTACCAGTGTGTCTAGCTGGGGCAGTTCAGAAGTGACTTACTCCTTGTCGAGCACAGTGTTGGCCTGCACACCGTTAGAGAGCACTGCCTCGAGAGCCGCGGGTCAGGTGGTGGCACAGGCCCAGGAGTGCAAGGTCAGCACTCCAGCTCTGGTTACACCCGCTGCTGGcaaggcaggcagtgctgctcagcctAGCACGGGGCTTTCCACGTCCACTGACTTTGTCCATTTGAAAAAGCACAAGGCAGCATTGGCTGCAGCTCAGTTTAAAAGTAGTAACAGTAGTGAGGCCGAGTGCAACTCTGTGAAAAATCAGACATTTTCAACCTCTCTCCCCCTAGACAGTGCTGTCGGCTGTAATacagcaaacaaagcaaaccctGTAGGCAGTGGGCAAACTTCCCAGGCAAGTCAGCCAAACTACCACACTAAACTGAAAAAGGCTTGGCTGACAAGACATTCAGAGGAAGATAAAAACACTAATAAAAAAGAGAATTCAGGAAACAGTGTTTCAGAAATTATTAAACCATGTACTGTCAATTTAATAGCTTCTACATCAAACGATTTGCAAAATAACATAGATAGTAAAATCTTGGCAGATAAGTTTGTGAAAGAAGATAAGCACCCACGGAGAAAAGCGAAACGAACTTACGAGTCTGGCTCTGAAAGTGGAGACTCTGATGAAAGTGAGAGCAAGTCAGAGCAAAGGACTAAGCGGCAGCCTAAGCCAActtacaaaaagaaacaaaatgatttgcagaaaaaaaagggtGATGCAGAGGAAGAAGTAAAACCCAATGGTGTTCTTAGCAGGAgtgcaaaagaaaaaagcaagctGAAGCTACAGAGCAGCAGTAACAGCA CTGGTATACCTCGCTCAGTGTTAAAAGACTGGCGCAAAGTCAAGAAGCTGAAGCAAACGGGAGAGTCCTTTTTGCAGGATGATTCTTGCTCTGAAATAGGACCAAATTTGCAAAAATGCAGAGAATGTAGGTTAATAAGAAGTAAGAAAGGAGAAGAACCAACTCACTCACCAGTATTTTGTAGATTTTACTACTTCCGACG gTTATCTTTTAGTAAGAATGGAGTGGTTAGGATAGATGGTTTCTCCTCTCCTGATCAGTATGATGATGAAGCACTGAGTTTATGGACACATGAAaactatgaagatgatgaactGGACCTAGAAACATCTAAATACATTCTAGATATCATAGGTGATAAATTTTGTCAGCTAGTAACATCCGAGAAAACAGCCATGTCCTGGGTGAAGAAAGATG CCAAAATTGCATGGAAGAGAGCAGTGAGGGGAGTTCGTGAGATGTGTGATGCATGCGAAGCCACATTATTTAACATTCATTGGGTCTGCCAAAAATGTGGATTTGTGGTCTGCCTAGATTGTTACaaggcaaaggaaagaaaaagctccAGAG ATAAGGAGTTGTATGCCTGGATGAAGTGTGTGAAGGGGCAGCCTCATGATCACAAACACCTGATGCCAACACAGATTATTCCAGGCTCTG TTTTGACAGACCTTTTAGATGCTATGCACAACATTAGAGAAAAATTTGAAATTAAGTCACATTGTCAGTGTACCAGCAAGCAGAGCACACAATCTGGCAAGCTCCCTGCAATGAATGGTGTATCTCAG GTTTTGCAGAATGTCCTCAACCACAGTAATAAAATTTCTCTGTGCATGCCTGAGTCTCAACAGCAGAATACTCCTCAGAAGTCTGAGACAAATGGTAATACAAGTCCAAGGAGTGATGTaagcacagacagcaagttaacACCACCTGAATCTCAGTCCCCACTGCACTGGTTAGCTGatcttgcagagcagaaagccagagaggaaaagaaag AGAACAAAGAATGTCCTTCTGGAAAACAttcaaaggaagagaaagaccaGGATAGTTTGGAGTCCCAAAACTGTAAAAgctcccctcctgcctcccagAACAATGAGCAGGGCTCAACCTTACGGGATTTATTAACTACAACAGCAGGCAAACTGCGTCTAGGTTCTACAGATGCTGGTATTGCATTTGCTCCAGTTTACTCTACAGGAGCAGCA AGTGGCAAGAGTGGAAGGTCTATGCCAAACATTCTCGATGACATAATTGCTTCTGTAGTAGAAAACAAGATTCCACCAAACAGAGCACCAAAGATAAATGCGAAGTCTGAAATTAAAGACGAGCCAAAGGATGATAAAAACTGTGTTCAGGATGAGTGCAGTAACCGGTACAGCGATATTCAGTATTCCTGGATCTGTGATAAGCATGTTCTGTGGCTCAAAGACCATAAAAACAGCAACAACTGGAAGCTGTTCAAAGAGTGCTGGAAGCAAGGAAGG CCTGTTTTGGTGTCTGGTATGCACAAGAAAATGAACTTCAGCCTGTGGAAAGCAGAGTCCATTAGTGTAGACTTTGGAAACCAGCAAGCTGATATCTTGAATTGCAAAGACAGTATTATTTCAAACACCAATGTCAAGGAGTTCTGGGATGGTTTTGAAGATGTTTCAA AACGGCAGAAAATTAAAAATGGGGAAACAGCTCTGCTAAAACTGAAGGATTGGCCTTCTGGGGAAGATTTCAAGGCTATGATGCCAGCAAG aTATGAGGACTTGCTGAAAAGTTTACCTTTGCCTGAATATTGTAGTCCAGAAGGAAAACTGAACTTGGCTTCTCATCTGCCCGGATTTTTTGTTCGTCCAGATTTGGGACCCAGACTATGCAGTGCTTATG GTGTGGCTGCTACTAAAGACCATGATATAGGAACCACAAATCTCCATATTGAAGTTTCTGATGTCGTGAACATCCTTGTTTATGTTGGTATAGCAAAAGGAAACGGAGTGCTTTCCAAATCAG GAGTTCTGAAGAAGTTTGAAGAGGAAGATTTGGATGATCTTTTAAGAAAGCGGTTGAAGGACTCAAGTGAATTACCTGGTGCTTTATGGCACATCTATGCTGGCAAAGATGCTGACAAGATAAGGGAGTTTCTGCAAAAG ATAGCAAAAGAGCAAGGCTTAGAGGTTCTACCAGAACACGATCCAATCCGCGATCAGAGTTGGTACGTGAACAAAAAGCTTCGCCAAAGACTTCTGGAGGAGTACGGAGTGAAGACCTGCACGGTTATTCAGTTTCTTGGTGATGCCATTATTCTACCAGCAGGAGCCCTTCATCAG GTGCAAAATTTTCACAGTTGCGTTCAAGTAACTGAAGACTTTGTGTCTCCAGAACATCTTGTGCAGTCATTTCACTTAAcgcaggagctgaggctgtcaaAGGAAGAAATCAATTATGATGATAAACTGCAG GTCAAAAATATCTTATATCATGCAGTTAAAGAAATGGTGAGAGCTCTGAAGATTCATGAAAGTGAAATGGAAGATATGGATGAGAACTAA